Proteins from one Nicotiana tabacum cultivar K326 chromosome 23, ASM71507v2, whole genome shotgun sequence genomic window:
- the LOC142177220 gene encoding uncharacterized protein LOC142177220, translating into MNKLFDDKKFIWYGMPKWTDPLNHLEYADDIIIFTSVNTYSLGKIVKVLTQYDQTSGHLINKSKSSYYMHANVAIQLVDSVCSITGFHKGKFPFTYLGSPIFYTRRRKEYYNDLV; encoded by the coding sequence ATGAACAAACTGTTTGACGACAAGAAATTCATATGGTATGGCATGCCAAAATGGACTGATCCTTTGAACCATTTAGAATATGCTGATGATATAATCATCTTCACTTCAGTGAACACATACAGTCTGGGTAAAATTGTTAAGGTTCTCACACAATATGACCAAACATCTGGACATCTAATCAACAAGTCCAAGAGCTCATACTACATGCATGCTAATGTAGCTATACAATTGGTTGACAGTGTTTGTTCAATCACTGGTTTTCATAAAGGAAAGTTCCCCTTCACTTACCTAGGCTCTCCAATTTTCTACACAAGGAGAAGAAAAGAATATTACAATGACCTTGTTTAG